A single window of Flavobacterium sp. 140616W15 DNA harbors:
- a CDS encoding patatin-like phospholipase family protein encodes MKKTSYLFVFLFLLALPQIIFAQEKKPKVVLVLSGGGAKGIAHIPLLQKLDSLHIVPDLIVGNSMGSIIGGLYSMGYSGDSIEKLTRDINWDKLLGGGQSLASASVEEKREFQRYLVGIGIKDKKLNSVGSLLNDQNLREYLSELTYPVYNIKDFDSLPIPFRAMATDLVEGKEVILSKGNLAYAMRASMSLPGIFKPVPYGKTVLVDGGVLNNFPTDIAQQMGADIIIGSDVGGGMQPIDKLKNLVTILTQTSMFPSNIKNPANRKLCNILVDHLPNLRFSTADFSDSEEIYKDGKIATVENLPALIALSEKLKGYTQRTHELPNIPAEFVLDTIVYKRISPENLALVLGRINLKTNVKYTTKDLIAGINRAMGTNLFDEITYSYFIKDDNKLGVTIFGHERAKNQLNTSVHYDTYRGVGIIFNYTARNVLARASRLLVTVDIAEQPKARINFQKNFGKNRDWWWSSELYGAFLRQEIYLNGKASDNVLHNSLEFNNEINRNLNSLKSYFGYGLHYQYSHLKPKYEREYNPNSIDIKNYSLNSIELNMHYSYNDMDKVFFAENGTIIKANVTRSLLTDVYTSFNDPEQTSISGATNGYTKFGFSFEKRLLLKKKITGIFSFDSYFIFEDRLKDNQILFSDFGYASKYFLGGIIPSSGSNRFSFPGLHEDELNVSQYMGLKIASQINLMGKIYLTPHFNIATVGFESFDKYIDNAFSPKGKWNDSFDPSLVISGGAAISYQSILGPIHFDTSWINTIDKVRLFFSVGLSLNP; translated from the coding sequence TTGAAAAAAACTTCTTATTTATTCGTCTTCTTATTTTTACTTGCTCTCCCGCAAATTATTTTTGCTCAGGAAAAGAAACCCAAAGTCGTTTTGGTCTTAAGTGGTGGTGGCGCAAAAGGAATTGCACACATTCCGCTTCTACAAAAACTAGACTCTTTACACATCGTTCCTGATCTTATTGTTGGAAATAGTATGGGAAGCATTATTGGAGGTTTGTATTCGATGGGATATTCTGGTGATAGTATCGAAAAATTAACCCGAGATATTAATTGGGATAAACTACTTGGCGGAGGCCAATCGTTAGCATCTGCTAGCGTAGAGGAAAAAAGAGAATTCCAGAGATATTTAGTTGGAATAGGAATTAAAGATAAAAAACTAAACAGCGTAGGCTCACTTTTAAATGATCAAAATTTAAGAGAATACCTCTCAGAATTAACCTATCCGGTCTATAATATTAAAGATTTTGATAGCCTGCCCATACCCTTTAGAGCCATGGCCACCGATTTGGTCGAAGGAAAAGAGGTTATTCTAAGCAAAGGTAATTTAGCGTATGCTATGAGAGCGAGTATGTCTTTACCAGGTATCTTTAAACCTGTGCCATACGGAAAAACGGTGTTAGTTGATGGAGGAGTATTAAATAATTTCCCTACAGATATCGCTCAACAAATGGGAGCGGACATTATTATTGGAAGCGATGTAGGAGGCGGAATGCAACCAATAGACAAACTGAAAAATCTTGTAACTATATTGACTCAAACCAGTATGTTTCCGAGTAATATTAAGAACCCAGCAAACCGAAAACTCTGCAATATCTTAGTAGATCACCTACCAAACTTACGTTTCTCTACGGCTGATTTTTCTGATAGCGAAGAAATCTACAAAGATGGTAAAATTGCAACTGTAGAAAATCTTCCAGCTTTAATTGCATTATCTGAAAAATTAAAAGGGTACACACAACGAACTCACGAATTACCTAACATTCCTGCAGAATTTGTTCTTGATACTATTGTTTACAAAAGAATAAGTCCGGAGAATCTTGCTTTGGTTTTAGGAAGAATAAATCTCAAAACTAATGTAAAATATACCACCAAAGATTTAATAGCAGGCATTAACAGAGCAATGGGGACCAATCTTTTTGACGAGATTACGTATAGCTATTTCATCAAAGATGATAACAAACTAGGCGTTACTATATTTGGACATGAACGTGCCAAAAACCAACTGAATACTTCAGTACATTACGACACTTACCGTGGCGTTGGAATCATTTTTAATTACACCGCAAGAAATGTTCTTGCCAGAGCATCTCGTCTTCTTGTAACAGTCGATATTGCAGAACAACCAAAAGCACGAATCAATTTTCAGAAAAACTTTGGAAAAAACCGAGATTGGTGGTGGTCATCTGAACTTTATGGAGCCTTTTTAAGACAAGAGATTTATTTAAACGGTAAGGCTTCAGATAATGTACTCCATAATTCTTTAGAATTCAATAATGAGATCAACAGAAATTTAAATTCACTGAAAAGTTATTTTGGATATGGTTTACATTATCAATATTCCCATTTAAAACCAAAATACGAAAGAGAATACAACCCTAACTCAATCGATATTAAGAATTATTCTTTAAACAGTATAGAATTAAACATGCATTATTCCTACAATGATATGGATAAAGTCTTCTTTGCTGAAAATGGAACAATTATAAAAGCGAATGTAACCCGATCATTGTTAACAGATGTCTATACCTCTTTTAACGATCCCGAACAAACAAGCATATCTGGTGCTACTAATGGTTATACAAAATTTGGTTTCAGCTTTGAAAAAAGACTCCTCTTAAAAAAGAAAATTACCGGAATCTTTAGCTTTGATTCTTATTTTATTTTTGAGGATAGACTTAAAGACAATCAAATCCTTTTTTCGGATTTTGGTTATGCTTCAAAATATTTCTTAGGAGGAATTATACCAAGTTCTGGTAGTAATCGTTTCTCATTTCCAGGCCTGCATGAAGACGAGCTCAATGTTTCACAATACATGGGCTTAAAAATAGCTTCTCAGATAAACCTTATGGGGAAAATTTACCTAACTCCCCATTTTAATATTGCTACTGTTGGATTTGAATCTTTTGATAAATACATTGACAACGCATTTAGTCCAAAAGGAAAATGGAATGATAGCTTTGACCCTAGTCTTGTAATATCTGGAGGAGCCGCTATTTCTTATCAGTCAATTTTAGGTCCTATTCATTTTGATACTTCCTGGATAAATACTATTGACAAAGTGCGATTGTTTTTTAGTGTCGGATTATCACTCAATCCTTAA
- the ahcY gene encoding adenosylhomocysteinase translates to MSTTTTPFVAFKVKDISLAAWGRKEIELAEAEMPGLMALRAEYKNEQPLKGARIAGCLHMTIQTAVLIETLIALGAEVTWSSCNIFSTQDQAAAAIAAAGIQVYAWKGLDEQSFDWCIEQTLFFGEDRKPLNMILDDGGDLTNMVIDRFPELVPGIKGLSEETTTGVHRLYERVKAGTLPMPAININDSVTKSKFDNKYGCKESAVDAVRRATDLMLAGKRVIVCGYGDVGKGTAASFRGAGSIVTVTEIDPICALQAAMDGYEVKKLNTVIANADIIITTTGNKDIVLGEHFEQMKDKTVVCNIGHFDNEIDMAWLNKNHGASKIEIKPQVDKYTIAGKDIIILAEGRLVNLGCATGHPSFVMSNSFTNQTLAQMELWNNSAAYNNDVYMLPKHLDEKVAALHLAKLGVELETLRDDQAAYIGVPVEGPFKPEYYRY, encoded by the coding sequence ATGAGTACTACAACTACGCCTTTTGTGGCTTTCAAAGTAAAAGACATTTCTCTAGCGGCTTGGGGAAGAAAAGAAATTGAACTAGCTGAAGCTGAGATGCCAGGTTTAATGGCGCTTCGTGCTGAATATAAAAATGAGCAACCTCTTAAAGGTGCTCGTATTGCAGGATGTCTGCATATGACTATCCAAACTGCAGTTTTAATCGAAACTTTAATTGCTCTTGGTGCTGAGGTTACTTGGTCTTCTTGTAACATTTTCTCTACTCAAGATCAAGCTGCTGCTGCTATTGCTGCTGCTGGAATTCAGGTTTATGCTTGGAAAGGTCTTGATGAGCAATCATTTGACTGGTGTATTGAGCAAACTTTATTCTTTGGTGAAGATAGAAAACCATTGAACATGATTCTTGATGATGGTGGAGATTTAACTAATATGGTTATTGACCGTTTCCCAGAATTGGTTCCTGGAATCAAAGGTTTATCTGAAGAAACTACAACTGGTGTTCACAGACTTTACGAAAGAGTAAAAGCGGGAACTTTACCAATGCCTGCAATTAACATTAATGACTCTGTTACTAAATCTAAATTTGATAACAAATACGGATGTAAAGAATCTGCTGTTGATGCTGTACGTCGTGCAACTGACTTAATGTTAGCTGGAAAAAGAGTTATCGTTTGTGGATACGGTGATGTTGGAAAAGGAACTGCTGCTTCTTTTAGAGGTGCAGGATCTATTGTAACTGTTACTGAAATTGACCCAATTTGTGCTTTACAAGCTGCAATGGACGGTTATGAAGTTAAAAAATTAAATACTGTAATTGCTAATGCTGATATCATCATTACTACTACAGGAAATAAAGATATCGTTCTTGGTGAGCACTTTGAGCAAATGAAAGATAAAACTGTTGTTTGTAACATCGGTCACTTTGATAACGAAATTGATATGGCTTGGTTAAACAAAAACCACGGTGCATCTAAAATCGAAATCAAACCACAAGTTGACAAATATACTATTGCAGGAAAAGATATCATCATCCTTGCTGAAGGTCGTTTAGTTAATCTTGGTTGTGCTACAGGTCACCCAAGTTTTGTAATGAGTAACTCATTTACAAACCAAACTTTAGCTCAAATGGAATTATGGAATAACAGTGCTGCTTATAACAATGACGTTTACATGTTACCTAAACATTTAGATGAAAAAGTTGCTGCTTTACACTTAGCTAAATTAGGAGTTGAATTGGAAACTTTACGTGACGATCAAGCTGCTTATATTGGTGTTCCAGTTGAAGGTCCATTTAAACCAGAATACTACAGATACTAG
- a CDS encoding 4'-phosphopantetheinyl transferase superfamily protein has protein sequence MPLHQTIQFNPTTQILVWKITESFEELLDKVVLKEKTQLRLNGMKSQMHQRAFLSVRMLIQEMGFTDHDLHYDEFGKPYLSCHNYISITHSHNFAAIIISEETVGIDMELQREKILRIADKFVDKEFEYLKPDLLEEYIKKLTVIWGAKEAIFKIRNEKGISFKDHIRVNPFSLNENKTQASLHFDDLVKNFNVYYQEIEDFTLVYAFEK, from the coding sequence ATGCCTTTACATCAAACAATACAATTTAATCCCACAACACAAATTTTAGTTTGGAAGATAACCGAGTCTTTCGAAGAGTTGCTTGATAAAGTAGTTTTAAAAGAAAAAACGCAACTGAGGTTAAACGGAATGAAATCTCAAATGCATCAGCGTGCTTTTTTAAGTGTACGTATGCTGATTCAGGAAATGGGTTTTACAGATCATGATTTACATTACGACGAATTCGGAAAGCCCTATTTAAGTTGTCATAATTATATTTCAATTACACATTCTCATAATTTTGCAGCAATCATAATCAGTGAAGAAACGGTAGGAATCGACATGGAATTGCAACGTGAAAAAATCCTCCGAATTGCCGATAAATTTGTCGATAAGGAATTCGAATATTTAAAACCAGATTTATTAGAAGAATACATAAAAAAACTTACAGTGATTTGGGGTGCAAAAGAAGCTATCTTTAAAATCCGAAACGAAAAAGGAATCAGTTTCAAAGATCATATTCGTGTGAATCCTTTCTCTTTGAATGAAAACAAAACCCAAGCTAGTCTTCATTTTGATGATTTAGTAAAGAATTTTAATGTGTATTACCAAGAAATTGAAGATTTTACTTTAGTGTATGCGTTTGAGAAATAG